One genomic region from Candidatus Caldarchaeum subterraneum encodes:
- a CDS encoding MazG nucleotide pyrophosphohydrolase yields the protein MRIGEAQQHLDRVYGKRDKARGLERTFLWLVSEMGELSDAYIKNKGPRQLDEEAADVLAWLLSFCNVASIDLEKAFLNKYGGGCPRCGSIPCLCPLL from the coding sequence ATGAGGATAGGAGAGGCTCAGCAGCATCTCGACAGGGTTTACGGCAAACGTGACAAAGCCCGTGGACTTGAACGTACTTTTCTCTGGCTTGTGTCGGAGATGGGTGAGCTTTCAGACGCCTACATCAAAAACAAGGGCCCGCGACAGTTGGATGAAGAGGCTGCAGATGTCTTGGCATGGCTTCTCAGCTTCTGCAACGTCGCCTCCATAGACCTTGAAAAAGCGTTTCTAAACAAGTATGGAGGAGGGTGCCCACGATGCGGGTCCATTCCATGCCTTTGCCCACTTCTTTAA